In Rhinolophus sinicus isolate RSC01 linkage group LG01, ASM3656204v1, whole genome shotgun sequence, the genomic stretch TCTGGTGCCAGAATCATGCCAAAGTACTGTCTATATTCAAGCAGACAAAATATGCCTCCTACAAAGAAACATTTGAGATTTCTCCTAGAGAATGACGGAGACTGAAAGTGGGAGAGCGGAGTGTAGGTTTTTATCTTTGGACGGCCACACAAAACCACAAGCTCCCTTTATTTTCAAGACATACCTTCTTAGTAGAAAGCAAGATCAAGCTTTGTGTGTGGGACTTCATGAGCATTTCCCACCAGCTCAGAACCCAGAAAAGGGCCCCCTCTAAACCTAAGCACCCCCTTTTCTCCAGCCTCTCAGGAAAGCACTCCACCCATAACAGTAACAGTGAAGCGCTTCATATGTTacaggtttttctttctgttctaaCAGCAAAAGTCAGGAGGAGGGTAATGGAGTGTGTCCAACTTAAAAGACGACAAAGTTGTTCATCGGCTGATCTTATCAACAATCTCCTTTCGTGTACATTGTTTACAAATGAACACAATGCTGCCAGTCATAAGTTTCTGCTGGTTCCTGTTTGGCAGGTCAAGCTGGtcgagaggaggaaggggagatggCGAGCTACTGTGCAACAGAACCATCCATCAAAAAAATGCAGTTCCACGCCAAGAAGGCCTGCCTGattttttgaagatgaaatatATGTCTAgatttcctgtgttttctacAGCTAGGAAACAACTTGACAGAAAGAGATTTGGAATAGCATAAGAATCAACATAAGAGCTGAGATAATAACACGAAGAAAAAGTGGCTGACGAGTGACTACACATTACACTGCAGACTACAGCTAAACAGATTATGCTGTAGGTGCTGCCAAAGTGTTTCTAAAGTGAACCCCTTCTAATGCAACATGCTATATACCAATGTTCCTTTTGTAGCCTTTCAAGCTAAAGGAAAGCTGCTTATAAACCTCTCCCTCTTTAGGTAAGAGGTAAAGGAGAATTTTTTCGCCATAAGAAAGAGACATGAGACGCTGATTGGAGGATTCAGACGCTGACGCTACATGACACAGAGCAGACATATCCACTGCGTGGCAGCCGAAGAGAAATGGGTTTAGATTTTACAAGAGTATCAATTATGAAGTAAGAGCTGATGAGCAAGGTGAAGGTACAGGGAAAGCCTCATTTTCAGGTTGTCTGTTTTAGCTGTATGACAACTACTTTGAGGctacattttttcaaaaaagatcGAACAATCGCAATCACTGATAGGTGGATTTTCAAACTGTCAACGCTCAGCATTATCAACGTCATCCTTTCATCAGCTTCTGAGATTTGAGTGAGAAAGTCCGCTGGGGATTggtaagggagagaaaagaaatccCTGGAGAGTTGATTCCTGAGGGTAAATACGATGTAGAGACTCAATTCTAGAGACAAAACATGTTGCTCTGCCTGTGGATGAtaaggtgaaaaaaaacaaatctaaccAATAACTCaatgagagaaaaatcaagacaAGCCGTGTTTCTTTGGGGGACTCCCCAGCAGCAGCCGGCACCCCCAGCCCTGCGCCTGAAGAACCACAAGCTATGGAAGATGAGAGAGCACGGGAGGCTACAGCTAAGTCCTCGCTTAACGTTGTGGCTACTCGTATGTTCTGCGAAccaaaccaattttaccacaggctaactgatataaacaagagttaagtgcCGATGGCATCTCAGCAACGTTATAACAAAAGGACACTGAAGGAAacttatttgaggacctgctatattTATGTCCATCCTTCCAGCACAGTCTTTACCAACCAAGGACCTCATCTCACCATACTTCCAAGGGCTGTGGTGACATTAAGCATACTCTAACAAGGCTGGTGACAAACTGAAAGGGGTCTGGGTTGTTTTAAATCCGGGGTCAAACCCTCCCAGTGCTTCTCACTATAATGACGTACAGCTGGAAAAATCAGTCCTCCTCTAGTTTCCATAAATGGTTCCCTTAAAACCAAACAGCCCAGGCGTCTGCGTTCTGCTGGTTCTCAAGTCTGTTTCCAAGAAGCACGCGGCGCGCGCCCACCTTGTCCACGTTGGCCCGCGTCTTGGCCGAGGTCTCCACGTACTGCACGCCCCACTCCTCCGCCTTACTCCGCGCCTCCTCCACCGGCACCTGCCTCCGCTCCTCCAAGTCCGACTTGTTTCCCACCACGAGCAATGGAATTTTATCTTCTTCAGCCTTAACACGGAGGATCTGTTCCCTAAGGCGTTACAGCAAAAATAAAGCATCTAAAATGAAAGGCTTTCCAAAGGCAGAAGGAGAACCCGCTGCCCTCGGGACACGTCCCATGGACGCACTCCCCAGATCCTGTCATAAACGAGATAAGGGTTTTCAAAGTCTGATTCTGAGAATGACCTGGCGTGCTTCTCATAAATATAGACTTCTGGGCCCCACAGTAGCCCAAGGGAGTAAGGAAATGTCTGGGTGGGCGCCCAGGTTCTGCATGTCAACAGGGTCCCAGTTTATGCttaggcaaaaaaacaaaaaagccccaGGGACCTCTGAGACCAAAACAAGCTGAAAGCAGTATCATCATACATAAAATGCTTAATAGTCCCCTTGAAAAAATGGTATAATTTCTTTGTGAGAATAAAAGCTATGAAATCCATTGTTTTTCATATGGAAGATGGTGTGTGCAGTCTattagtatattttgaaatcaatttagtgtgtCACAACCAGCAACTTTTTTTTGTCACTGAAATAGCATAAAAAAGGAGCATCAGAGGGAACCTCTACTTCTAAAGATAAGTATGGTTTTGTGATACTTCTGTTTCAATTTTATCTAAGTGTGTACACACCTGTCCCCCCTACCCACCCCCACACTGGGGTTTCCATTTAGACACAGTATGTTACAGGCCACAGAATGGTGGGGAACTGTTGTGTTAGAcagtaattatatttaatatgcattatttttctaCTACAAAGtgaaccaaaaaaatgaaaggaaacactgCAAGGCTTATGGAAAAGTACTTCAAAAGCATCCCCTCtgaaaaagacattaaatttaACCTCTACTAAAAATAATCAGTTCTATAAAGTTATTAAtcaaaaccaaatatttaaaaaaaattattccacttGCACTATTTTGATCTAGTGGGGACATTTCTACTTCTACATTCAAATACATTCCAAAAAGAgatccctttaaaaatgtatttggtgGAGATCGGCACTGATTTTTATGTGATATAGGataacatttcataataataaaaatattaaaaaatttttccatATAGTCAACTGAAGTACCagatatcaaatattttaagaaaaatgaaaagaagaaaagcctcTAATTGAAAACTGCCTCTAAGTAGCTTTGCTAGCCCATACATTTCAACAAGGGTCAAAGAGCACGCTATATTCAGAAGTTATGTGATCAACATAAACTATAAACACAAAAACTGGTAGCTTTCTGGCTCACTAGTCTTCCAGAGGCGTGTCAAATCACCTCTTTACTACACACATTGATCCAAACGTGGGAGGACCAAGTTCTGGTCTCTTGTAACAAACCCTTCTCTCTAGTTTATGGAGTATGTCCAGGAAAAGTGTGAAGCTAAGAGTgtattaacattttgttttatgttggGATCTTTCCATTTGGaagataaatacagaaatgcTCTATTTTAAAACTGCTAACAGGCATAAAGTAAAGTGACTGAGTTTAACCACAAAGGCTCAGATAATCTACCTCCATTCTTCTGATTCCAATGACATGAGAAAGCTGGACAGCGCTGAGACCTGTATCTAAATGTCAGAGTTCAAGTCAGAAGAAGTaacttcccttccttttccttctaagGATCCCTCTTCTCTCATCACAACCAAAACCCTTCTCCTAAGATGAGATGAGACTCTGTTCCAACTCTATGGGAATGCATATTATCCGTGAGTGTGCGCACGCACATATGTATGCAtgcgtgtgcgtgcatgcgtgcgtgtgtgtgtgtggtgatttGGAAGGATAGGACAGGGTGGCACCATCTATTTCCTGGAGATGACTCTTCTACGGCCCAACATTTCGTTTATTGGTGAGTCCAACGGCAACAGGAAATGAAGAAGCTCAGGACAGGGCAGAAAGTCAGGCAGTGTCTGCACCTGCCCTGTTTTACCTCAAGGAGACATAAGAACAGGATTATGTAGCTGCAAACACAATTATGAATCCATGGGCTGTACCCACATACAGAAGTCTCTAGGTGTGTCAGAGACATGTAAAAATTACTAGGACGTCTCATAAGGGGTCCTAGTCATTTGACAGATCATCACAGCACACACACTGTGGTTCCAGAGAATTGATACCCCACTTTCAAGTCTCTGCTGGTTTACAGGAGTTCACCCCTTGAGGCCTCTCTGGTTTGTTGCTGCCTCCCTCCAAATCTTAGGGGGATATTTAGCTTCCTCATTTTCACCTTTGGTTGATCACCTTAATTTCTGACAAACTtgctaaagaatgaaaaaaaaattactgtttggttttttttttagttccctGTTAGACTCTAGATCtggttcttaaaataaaaagtcgTCTGGACAGATGTTTATAAGGAGGATAGATTAAAAAAGGCAATGGTGTAAGACAAATGAGAAGTTATAGGGTAAAGAGAAAGATATCCTTCCCATTAGAATTCCCATAAGAAGTATGCCTAATGGCTCACTATTTCCttataacaaaataaacttaAGGTATCTTAActagcacattttttttcttttaatatttattggggaatattggggaacagtgtgttttttccccaggacgcatcagctccaagtcaagtcgttgttttcaatctagttgtggagggcgcagctcactggcccatgtgggaatcgaaccggcgaccttgttgttatgagcactgcgctctaaccactgagccaaccagccaccctaAGTAGCACATTTTCAAATGAGTTATAGCAGTGAATATTCCGCTCACTGTGTAAGGACCATGTGACCATGTGAGAAGGCCTGGGGATACGACACAATGAAGGGTGACTACTGTTCCTGCCCTTatggaatttataattttaagcaacatttcatttcatttcaccaACAAACAAATgcatcttcagataaagaaacagcATCTCTGATGCTAAATAAACCTTCCCAGAGTCACTAAACTGGTCAAAGGCAGGgcagagattcaaacccagatctgccTGGTTCTTTCTACCTTATGGTTGCAGCAAATGGTCCCTCTGACTCACATCTTTCACTCTGCTGACAATGTTTCATAAACCTCAAAATAGATCAAACTCATTACTTTTCcagcaaaattataaaaaagataaagatggtTAACTCTCACCAATCACTGTCTCTCAGgatttttatgaaaacagaaCAACAGGTTCTTGACTACACAGAATGGCTTTGTCCTGTTTAGGGGCAACAGATTCTTAAGGTAATTTATAGTCAGAACTATTATAAAAAAGGGAAGTccaaagagattaaaacaaaTGGTGAACTACAATGTGCCAAGATtcaaaaagctccagaaaattcTTTAGACAGATTCTTCCTAATCACAAGCTCAACTTTCTACGTACCACGATGCTCAGCCCCAAATTCCTTGGAAGCCAAGTCACAAGAAAGGAAGGCAAAACgcctgctggaggctggaagctaTTCCCGAAATACCTGAACTCGGCAGTTGCTGTAAACGATTCGTGTTCTGTAATTGAGAACACCAGGAGAAAACCCTCCCCGCTCCGAAAGTAGTTGTCTCGAATGGCTGCATAGTCTTCTTGTCCAGCGGTGTCCAGAATGTCTATCTGGACTTCTTCTCCATCGAGAACTACTTTCTTTCGGTAACTGTCAGCTTTGGTGGGTTCATAGTCTTCCACGAACTGCAGAAATAAACAGCATTATCAGAAATTAATGAAGTTTTAAGGGGAATAAAATCTGCCACAAAAACAAATATCAGCATTTGAGAACTCTGCCTGCTTTGCCAGCTGAGTGGTACGAGGGCCCGAAGTTATCATGCTATGTGTGCGGCaccatgaa encodes the following:
- the RALB gene encoding ras-related protein Ral-B, with protein sequence MAANKSKSQSSLALHKVIMVGSGGVGKSALTLQFMYDEFVEDYEPTKADSYRKKVVLDGEEVQIDILDTAGQEDYAAIRDNYFRSGEGFLLVFSITEHESFTATAEFREQILRVKAEEDKIPLLVVGNKSDLEERRQVPVEEARSKAEEWGVQYVETSAKTRANVDKVFFDLMREIRAKKMSENKDKNGKKSSKNKKSFKERCCLL